From the genome of Marixanthomonas ophiurae, one region includes:
- a CDS encoding NAD(P)/FAD-dependent oxidoreductase: MIKTDILIIGAGPTGLFTVFEAGLLKLKCHLIDALPQPGGQCSEIYPKKPIYDIPAFPEVLAGDLVDNLMKQIEPFQPGFTLGERAQTIDKQDDGSFIVTTNKGTKHHAPIVAIAGGLGSFEPRKPPITGISEYEDKGVEYIIRDPEVYRDKNVVIAGGGDSALDWSIFLTDVAASVTLIHRRNEFRGALDSVEKVQELKNLGKIELITPAEVIDVYGKETIEGVSIKRGADVFNRECDHFIPLFGLAPKLGPIADWGLEIEKNAIKVDNSLDYQTNIPGIYAIGDVNTYPGKLKLILCGFHEATLMCQSAYHRIFPDKRYVMKYTTVGGVQGFDGSKKQAPKAVVKAIN, from the coding sequence ATGATTAAAACAGATATATTGATAATCGGTGCAGGTCCTACGGGGCTTTTTACCGTTTTTGAAGCCGGATTATTAAAACTGAAATGTCATTTAATTGACGCATTACCGCAACCTGGCGGTCAGTGTTCCGAAATTTACCCAAAAAAGCCTATTTACGATATACCCGCTTTTCCAGAAGTATTAGCTGGAGATTTGGTTGATAATTTGATGAAACAAATTGAACCGTTTCAACCGGGTTTCACCTTAGGCGAAAGAGCACAAACGATAGACAAGCAAGATGATGGAAGTTTTATTGTTACCACCAATAAAGGAACAAAACACCATGCGCCAATTGTAGCTATTGCAGGTGGATTGGGAAGTTTTGAGCCTCGTAAACCCCCTATCACGGGTATTTCAGAATACGAAGATAAAGGAGTGGAATACATTATACGTGACCCGGAAGTGTATCGAGACAAAAATGTTGTAATTGCCGGTGGAGGTGATTCTGCCTTAGACTGGAGTATTTTCTTAACCGATGTAGCCGCAAGTGTTACGCTAATTCACCGTCGGAATGAATTCCGTGGTGCGTTGGATAGTGTAGAAAAAGTACAAGAACTCAAAAACTTGGGTAAAATTGAATTAATTACCCCTGCTGAAGTAATTGATGTCTACGGAAAAGAAACCATAGAAGGTGTTTCTATCAAGAGAGGTGCAGATGTATTTAACAGAGAATGCGATCATTTTATTCCATTGTTTGGATTGGCTCCAAAATTAGGGCCTATTGCAGATTGGGGACTAGAGATTGAAAAAAACGCCATTAAAGTTGACAATTCATTAGATTACCAAACTAACATTCCCGGAATTTATGCCATTGGCGATGTAAACACCTATCCTGGAAAATTAAAATTAATTCTTTGTGGTTTTCACGAAGCAACATTAATGTGTCAAAGTGCCTATCATCGCATCTTTCCAGATAAGCGTTATGTTATGAAGTATACAACTGTAGGTGGTGTACAAGGATTTGACGGAAGCAAAAAACAGGCTCCTAAAGCTGTTGTTAAAGCGATAAATTAA
- a CDS encoding 2Fe-2S iron-sulfur cluster-binding family protein: MAQDIKITIIDREGKSHQIDAPTDMNMNLMEVVRSYELAPEGTIGVCGGMAMCASCQCYVQSDHELPEMSYDEDLMLAEAFHVKDNSRLGCQIHIHPEMDGLQVKLAPES, from the coding sequence ATGGCACAGGATATAAAAATAACCATAATAGATAGGGAGGGTAAAAGCCATCAAATTGACGCTCCAACCGATATGAATATGAACCTTATGGAAGTGGTGCGCTCCTATGAGCTTGCTCCGGAAGGAACCATTGGTGTCTGTGGTGGAATGGCGATGTGCGCTTCTTGTCAATGTTATGTTCAAAGTGACCACGAACTCCCTGAAATGAGCTACGACGAAGATTTAATGCTTGCTGAAGCGTTTCACGTTAAAGATAACAGCCGATTGGGATGCCAAATACACATACACCCTGAAATGGATGGTTTGCAAGTGAAATTGGCTCCAGAGAGCTAA
- a CDS encoding SGNH/GDSL hydrolase family protein has protein sequence MIKTFSILTLLSSFFLFLNCSVQKGTVKDKDSTSDYKYLALGDSYTIGESVCDTCRFPEQLKKELDQRLNEQGDLKIIAKTGWTTTDLLNAIAQQKPSNKYDLVTLLIGVNNQYQGQPFSTYEKEFPELLSKAIQFAGGNKDNVIVVSIPDYAFTPFGQTKNNPSKISEELGQYDAYAKNISEKEGVAAFVNITPITRKGLEDETLVASDGLHPSKEAYNQFVKLLSVKAVEILK, from the coding sequence ATGATAAAGACCTTTTCTATATTAACGTTACTTTCAAGCTTCTTTTTATTTCTGAATTGTTCCGTACAAAAAGGAACCGTTAAGGATAAAGATTCAACCTCAGATTATAAATACTTGGCCCTTGGCGATAGTTATACCATTGGCGAAAGTGTTTGTGATACCTGCAGATTTCCTGAACAGTTAAAAAAAGAGCTTGACCAGCGTTTAAATGAGCAAGGCGATTTAAAAATCATTGCCAAAACCGGTTGGACCACCACCGATTTATTAAACGCTATAGCGCAACAAAAACCTTCAAACAAATATGATCTTGTTACCTTATTAATTGGGGTTAATAATCAATATCAAGGACAACCCTTTTCTACTTACGAAAAAGAATTTCCTGAATTGTTAAGTAAAGCCATACAGTTTGCTGGCGGTAATAAAGACAATGTGATTGTAGTTTCCATTCCGGATTATGCGTTTACACCTTTTGGACAAACGAAGAACAATCCATCTAAAATTTCAGAAGAATTAGGTCAATATGATGCATACGCAAAGAACATTTCAGAAAAAGAAGGTGTTGCTGCTTTTGTAAATATTACTCCGATTACCAGAAAAGGGCTAGAGGATGAAACTCTGGTCGCTTCAGATGGTTTGCATCCTTCAAAAGAAGCGTATAACCAGTTTGTGAAGCTATTGTCTGTGAAAGCAGTTGAGATTTTAAAATAA
- a CDS encoding metallophosphoesterase, with protein sequence MSSQKRITNAYRNARRVSFNDHSKFIVFSDCHRGDNSFADEFANNRNIYFHALEYYYKEGFTYCELGDGDELWENLTFQSVFEAHQNVFELLRKFYAENKLYRLIGNHDMVYKNEKYIEKNLFSYFNKVTGKDDPLFPEITFTEGLILKHEETQQEIFMLHGHQADWMNYHGWKFNRFLVRALWRPLQVFGIGDPTSPARNYKELIKVERRTKKWIVDNDNIFTITGHTHRPRFPEPRDIAYFNDGSCVHPRSITGLEIENGEISLVKWNISTTEDGTLKVVRILLEGPQQLIDYKTE encoded by the coding sequence ATGTCCTCACAAAAAAGAATTACGAACGCCTACAGGAATGCGCGGCGTGTTTCTTTTAACGACCATTCAAAATTTATCGTTTTTAGCGATTGCCACAGAGGTGACAACAGTTTTGCCGATGAGTTTGCCAACAACCGGAACATCTACTTTCACGCTTTAGAGTATTATTATAAAGAAGGATTTACCTATTGCGAATTGGGCGATGGCGATGAATTGTGGGAAAACCTTACGTTTCAATCTGTTTTTGAAGCACACCAAAATGTATTTGAATTACTTCGGAAATTTTATGCGGAAAACAAATTGTACCGTTTAATTGGCAACCATGATATGGTGTATAAAAATGAAAAGTATATCGAGAAAAATCTCTTCAGCTATTTTAATAAAGTAACGGGAAAAGACGACCCGCTTTTTCCTGAAATAACCTTCACCGAAGGATTGATTTTAAAACACGAAGAAACACAGCAGGAGATCTTTATGCTCCACGGCCACCAAGCCGATTGGATGAATTACCACGGGTGGAAATTCAATCGTTTCTTAGTACGTGCCCTTTGGCGGCCCTTGCAGGTTTTTGGTATTGGCGACCCCACGAGTCCGGCACGTAATTACAAAGAACTCATAAAAGTAGAACGACGTACCAAAAAGTGGATTGTTGATAACGACAACATCTTTACCATAACGGGTCACACCCATCGCCCCCGGTTTCCTGAACCTAGAGATATAGCCTATTTTAACGACGGTAGTTGCGTGCACCCACGGAGCATTACCGGGCTAGAAATAGAAAATGGCGAAATTTCACTCGTAAAATGGAACATCTCCACTACCGAAGACGGTACATTAAAAGTCGTTCGTATTCTTCTGGAAGGACCGCAACAATTAATCGATTACAAAACCGAATAA
- a CDS encoding DUF3050 domain-containing protein has product MIAQINKRIKPYRDTLLQHPLYSEIKTPEHLQTFMEYHVFAVWDFMSLLKSLQNNLTCTAVPWIPNGEPETRYLINEIVLAEETDINLKGERQSHFEMYLDAMKKAKANTTPMNDFLKLLKSTSISEAIEKSDVPKAVQKSLTYTFSVIEENKPHKIAAAFTFGREDLIPEMFSEIIKRIQQNFPKEDLTEFKYYFDRHIELDEDEHGPMALQMVKNLCGDDGKKWREAERTIVQSLQAREQLWEGVLSEILNDKLA; this is encoded by the coding sequence ATGATTGCCCAAATAAACAAAAGAATAAAGCCTTATCGCGACACACTGCTTCAGCATCCATTATATAGTGAGATAAAAACCCCAGAACATCTGCAAACCTTTATGGAATATCACGTGTTTGCCGTATGGGATTTTATGTCGCTCCTTAAATCATTGCAAAACAACTTAACGTGTACAGCTGTTCCGTGGATACCTAATGGTGAACCAGAAACTCGGTATTTAATCAATGAAATTGTATTAGCTGAAGAAACCGATATAAACTTAAAAGGAGAACGTCAGAGTCATTTTGAAATGTACCTCGATGCTATGAAAAAAGCAAAGGCGAATACGACTCCAATGAATGATTTTTTAAAACTTTTAAAAAGCACTTCTATTTCCGAAGCGATTGAAAAATCTGATGTCCCCAAAGCTGTACAAAAATCCTTAACTTATACATTCTCGGTTATTGAAGAAAACAAACCTCATAAAATAGCGGCCGCTTTTACTTTTGGCAGAGAGGATTTAATTCCGGAAATGTTTTCAGAAATTATTAAAAGAATTCAACAAAACTTCCCGAAAGAAGATTTAACGGAGTTTAAATACTATTTTGACCGCCACATTGAATTAGATGAAGACGAACACGGTCCTATGGCTCTGCAAATGGTAAAGAACCTTTGTGGCGATGACGGTAAAAAATGGCGCGAAGCCGAACGGACCATCGTGCAATCGTTACAAGCAAGAGAACAGTTATGGGAAGGCGTACTTTCTGAAATTTTAAACGACAAACTTGCATAG
- a CDS encoding acyl-CoA dehydrogenase family protein, whose protein sequence is MKPDLFEAPDYYNIDDLLTEEHKLIRDAARDWVKRDVSPIIEEAAQDAKFPKSIIPGLAEIGAFGPYIPEEYGGAGLDQISYGLIMQEIERGDSGVRSTASVQSSLVMYPIWKYGNEEQRKKYLPKLATGEWMGSFGLTEPDHGSNPAGMVTNFKDKGDHYLLNGAKLWISNSPFCDVAVVWAKNEEGRIHGLVVERGMEGFTTPETHNKWSLRASATGELIFQDVKVPKGNLLPNKSGLGAPLGCLDSARYGISWGVIGAAMDCYDTALRYAKERVQFGKPIAAFQLQQKKLAEMITEITKAQLLALRLGQLKNEGKATSAQISMAKRNNVDMAIKIAREARQMLGGMGITGEYSIMRHMMNLESVITYEGTHDIHLLITGLDITGENAFK, encoded by the coding sequence ATGAAACCAGACCTTTTTGAAGCTCCAGATTATTATAATATCGACGATTTATTAACCGAAGAGCATAAGCTTATACGCGATGCTGCTCGCGATTGGGTAAAACGCGATGTATCTCCAATAATTGAAGAAGCAGCTCAAGACGCTAAATTTCCAAAATCTATTATTCCAGGACTTGCTGAAATAGGTGCTTTTGGCCCCTATATTCCTGAAGAATATGGCGGAGCAGGTTTAGACCAAATTAGCTACGGACTTATCATGCAAGAAATTGAACGTGGTGATAGTGGTGTTCGTTCTACAGCTTCAGTACAATCTTCATTGGTTATGTATCCTATTTGGAAATATGGTAATGAAGAACAACGCAAAAAATATCTGCCAAAATTAGCTACTGGTGAATGGATGGGTTCTTTTGGATTGACAGAGCCTGATCACGGAAGTAATCCAGCTGGGATGGTGACCAACTTTAAAGACAAAGGGGATCACTATTTATTAAATGGAGCTAAGTTATGGATTTCAAATTCTCCGTTTTGTGATGTTGCTGTTGTTTGGGCAAAAAATGAAGAAGGACGCATTCACGGCTTGGTTGTGGAGCGTGGTATGGAAGGTTTCACTACTCCAGAAACACACAACAAATGGTCTTTACGCGCTAGTGCAACTGGAGAGTTAATATTTCAAGACGTAAAAGTCCCTAAAGGAAACTTATTACCCAACAAAAGTGGCTTGGGCGCACCATTAGGGTGCCTAGATTCTGCTCGTTACGGAATTTCTTGGGGAGTTATTGGAGCGGCAATGGACTGCTACGATACAGCTTTACGCTACGCAAAAGAACGTGTGCAGTTTGGAAAACCTATTGCAGCATTTCAATTACAGCAGAAAAAATTAGCTGAAATGATTACTGAAATCACAAAAGCACAACTATTAGCTTTACGCCTTGGACAACTAAAAAATGAAGGAAAAGCTACCTCTGCACAAATTTCCATGGCAAAACGAAATAATGTAGATATGGCTATAAAAATTGCCCGCGAAGCTAGACAAATGCTAGGCGGAATGGGCATCACTGGAGAATACAGCATTATGCGCCACATGATGAACTTAGAAAGTGTAATCACTTATGAAGGAACACACGATATTCACCTATTAATTACTGGATTGGATATTACTGGTGAAAACGCATTTAAGTAA
- a CDS encoding tRNA1(Val) (adenine(37)-N6)-methyltransferase → MNKPFHFKQFTVAQDHCEMKIGTDGVLLGAWTSLQHNPSSILDIGAGTGIIALQLAQRSTAELIDAIEIDENAYEQCVENFEASPWGDRLFCYHADLNEFTEEMVDETYDLIVSNPPFHSEDYTSGNAARDTARFTEALPFEHLVTSVSLLLSESGIFSIIIPKREEERFIQLAFAKGLFINRICRVRGTETTEEKRSLLEFSFSEISPKIENLVIEISRHNYTEAYKNLVRDFYLKM, encoded by the coding sequence GTGAACAAACCTTTCCACTTTAAACAATTTACTGTAGCGCAAGATCATTGTGAAATGAAAATTGGCACCGATGGCGTATTGTTAGGTGCTTGGACTTCACTACAACACAATCCCTCCTCTATTTTAGACATTGGTGCAGGAACTGGAATAATCGCCTTACAACTCGCACAAAGAAGCACCGCAGAACTTATAGACGCTATTGAAATAGATGAAAACGCATATGAACAATGTGTTGAAAACTTTGAAGCATCGCCTTGGGGCGATCGTTTGTTTTGCTATCACGCAGATTTAAATGAATTTACTGAAGAAATGGTGGACGAGACGTACGATTTGATTGTTTCTAATCCGCCTTTTCATTCTGAAGACTACACCTCAGGTAATGCTGCTCGAGATACAGCACGTTTTACCGAAGCCTTACCCTTTGAACATTTAGTGACTAGTGTTTCTCTTTTACTTTCTGAGAGCGGTATTTTTTCTATTATTATTCCAAAGAGAGAAGAAGAACGTTTTATTCAATTAGCTTTTGCCAAAGGGCTTTTTATTAATCGTATTTGCAGAGTTCGCGGCACAGAAACTACCGAAGAAAAAAGAAGCCTTTTAGAGTTTTCATTTTCTGAAATTTCTCCTAAAATTGAAAATCTTGTTATTGAAATCAGTCGCCACAACTATACTGAAGCTTATAAAAACTTGGTGCGTGATTTTTACTTGAAAATGTAG
- the rimM gene encoding ribosome maturation factor RimM (Essential for efficient processing of 16S rRNA) — MQKSACFYLGKIVKKYSFKGELLAKLDTDDPEQFLEMESVFVEHNKNLIPFFIESLSLHKSTLLRIQFEGVKNETDATNLLGDELYLPLNMLPKLSGNKFYFHEVVGFTVTDTNFGTVGTITGVNDTTAQALFEIDHDGKEVLIPVSDDLIEKVDREKKDIRITAPEGLIELYLE, encoded by the coding sequence ATGCAAAAGTCAGCTTGTTTCTACTTAGGCAAAATCGTTAAAAAATACAGCTTTAAAGGGGAGCTGCTAGCAAAGCTAGATACAGACGACCCTGAACAATTTCTGGAAATGGAATCGGTTTTTGTTGAACACAACAAAAATTTGATTCCATTTTTTATTGAATCACTTTCCTTACACAAATCTACCTTACTCCGTATTCAATTTGAAGGCGTGAAAAACGAAACCGATGCTACTAACTTATTGGGAGATGAATTGTATCTACCTTTAAATATGCTACCTAAACTTAGCGGCAACAAATTTTACTTTCACGAAGTAGTAGGTTTTACCGTTACCGATACCAATTTTGGTACTGTCGGGACTATAACTGGTGTAAACGACACTACTGCGCAAGCTTTGTTTGAGATTGACCACGACGGAAAAGAAGTTTTAATTCCTGTTAGTGACGATTTAATTGAAAAAGTAGACCGCGAAAAGAAAGACATCCGTATAACCGCACCGGAAGGATTGATTGAGTTGTATCTTGAATAG
- a CDS encoding 30S ribosomal protein S16, with translation MPLKIRLQRHGKKGKPFYWIVAADSRVKRDGKYLEKLGVYNPNVNPAHIELDVDGAVNWLQNGAQPTDTAKAILSYKGALLKNHLAGGVRKGALTEEQAEEKFNAWLEEKAKKVEGKRSKLTEAEEKARAEALAAEKAVSDARIAEAKAAEDEAKAEEEAKAKAEAEAKAAEEAPTTDDAAKEEE, from the coding sequence ATGCCTTTAAAAATTAGATTACAGAGACACGGTAAAAAAGGAAAACCTTTTTACTGGATCGTGGCTGCAGACAGCCGAGTGAAAAGAGATGGTAAATACCTAGAAAAATTAGGTGTTTATAATCCTAACGTTAACCCTGCTCACATTGAACTAGATGTGGACGGTGCTGTAAACTGGCTTCAAAACGGGGCGCAACCAACCGATACGGCAAAAGCTATTCTTTCTTACAAAGGAGCTTTGCTTAAAAACCACCTTGCAGGAGGTGTTCGTAAGGGTGCATTAACCGAAGAACAAGCCGAAGAAAAATTCAACGCTTGGTTAGAAGAAAAAGCTAAGAAAGTTGAAGGGAAACGTTCAAAACTAACAGAAGCTGAAGAAAAAGCGAGAGCAGAAGCTTTAGCAGCTGAAAAAGCAGTTAGTGATGCACGTATTGCAGAAGCCAAAGCAGCTGAAGATGAAGCGAAAGCTGAAGAAGAGGCTAAGGCAAAAGCGGAAGCAGAAGCAAAGGCAGCCGAAGAGGCTCCTACTACTGATGATGCTGCAAAAGAAGAAGAATAA
- a CDS encoding ferritin-like domain-containing protein, with translation MKYTEDISKRVNNLLEKNYDAEKGYKKAAEIVDNNKLKQFFNEQAQNRYDFGHQLKSEIENFGETPDKGGSAKGSMHRTWMDIKSTFTSNDEQAILEEVKTGEEAAIEEYNEVINDTTLPPTTQKILTQQRNNVQTTLQNAKNFEAVLS, from the coding sequence ATGAAGTACACAGAAGATATATCAAAAAGAGTAAACAACTTGTTAGAAAAGAATTATGACGCCGAAAAAGGATATAAAAAAGCCGCAGAAATTGTTGATAACAATAAATTGAAGCAGTTTTTTAATGAACAAGCTCAAAATCGATACGATTTTGGACACCAACTTAAAAGTGAAATAGAAAATTTTGGTGAAACCCCTGATAAAGGTGGAAGTGCTAAAGGTTCTATGCACAGAACGTGGATGGATATTAAAAGTACATTTACATCAAACGATGAGCAAGCTATTTTAGAAGAAGTGAAAACTGGGGAAGAAGCTGCTATTGAAGAATACAATGAGGTTATTAACGATACGACTTTGCCTCCAACGACACAGAAAATTTTAACGCAACAACGCAATAATGTGCAGACCACATTACAGAACGCAAAAAATTTCGAAGCAGTATTATCCTAA